The window AAATCAACCCTCTTTCTGCTGTATTTACTCAAATGGTGACTTATCAACTATATATTCTGTGAATATTCTAGGCCTGCACACTTCACATAGTAGGCTGAATTCTTCTGGCTGATTCTGCTGCAGCTTTTTGCTGTTGTGGACTGCACATCTGTACAGAGAAATAGAAGAATATTGGGGGTTGGGTGGGAAGGATGGACTCAGCAGCAAGAAGTGTGGGCCAGAATCTGTGTGGGCCAAGGGCAGCAATCATGGGTCCAAAGGAGCAGAGGCCGGTAACATGGTCCAAGGCCATAGGTCAGGCTCCAGACATCAAGCATGGTGAGGCAACAGAAATCTGTATATCAGGTATGTAGTGACAGATTGTGCAGACTGGGGAGCCAAACCCAATATAAGTACTTGTATTGAGCCAAGTACAGTTGGCTTCCTATTGGTTCTGCAGCCCATCTGATAAGCTGGTCTGGCAAGCTGCAGTCTCTCTTTCAGTTACTATCAGATGGTCAGCCATTTCTTCCAAATGCAAACTGTTCCAGTGGCACAAAAGATAAGACTTCCAggccctgttgctgctgctgctgctggatccccCAGGCTGAGTCCTGgctgtttttctccctcctcacTGCACCCTTATGCAATGCTCTGCTTCCAAATGGAGAACAGatccacaccgtacatttaaatcctgtaaactgtagtttaagagtgctgggaattgaaacagcttttgccaacctggtgtcttccagatgtacTGAGCTACAACATTcattggcctccagccaagattgcccaatggtcagagatggtagGACTTGGAAGTCTAAAACATCTGAATGGTAGCAGGCTAGTGAAGCTGTTCTACAATCTTCTTGTTTGAGTGTTCCATGTGAAAGAAACTCATCCCACCCCCAATAAATACTTGAGACGtgggagaagaaaatgctctGTCATCTAAGTCATCTTTTGTAGGCAGGCCTCAAACACACATGCTCTCACTTTGAAGTCCTCTGTTTCCTAATCGAAAAAAATGTGGACAGTCACCATAATTTCACAGTAGTGAGGAAGTTCGGAGACACACTTTTCCCATACAGGTCCCTGGGTTCAAAGGTGACCTGGTTCACAATATGTACTACCTTTTCTcaaaagaagtaaaataaaatacttttcttCCTATGCATCCATTATTTCACAGGCATCCTGACCAAGCCTGACTTGGTCGACAAGGGAACAGAGACAGAAGTGGTGGACATAATCCGGAATCAAAGAGTCCCCCTGAGAAAAGGATATATGATCGTTAAATGTCGTGGGCAAAGTGACATCAACGACAAAGTGACTTTGGGAGATGcaattgagaaagagagagaattttttgAAGAACATGATTTTTTCAGGtagccttatttttaaaaagaaagaaagatatccCTTCATTGTGGTCTTTGTTGGTTGAAATAGAATGCCAAACTAAGTGAATCCAATGAGAGCATCAGGTTGAGCAGTATTCCACACACTGGGTCTGAGCACTCCAAAGATTCTTTGAGCCCCATTTGAACAAATACAGTAATGGGAACTGCCTACCAGCCTGTTTATCTGGATTATACTTGTGTCATacttttaaatttaattactCTTGTTTCCTGCTAGATCTCTTTTGGAGGAAGGCAGAGCTACCATCCCACTTTTGGCAGAAAGGCTTACACAGGAGCTGATAGAGCACATTAGCGTAAGAGAATACGGATTCATTTGAATAACTAATGTTGTTAGTGCTTTGAAATAATTGTACGTACCTCAGTCAAGTGTCAGATTCTGTGAATGATTCTGTGAATTCACTCTAAAGAGGTGCTGAAACATTCTGGGAATTAAGACTGAATACTTTCCTTCTTGGTGCATGTCTGTCTTTCAGAAAACATTGCCAACTTTGCAAAAACAAATTAAGGAAAAGCTAGAGGTAACAAATGCAGAGCTGCGAAAATGTGGTCAAGATGTGCCTGGAAACACGGAAGAGAAGATGGCTTTCCTCATACAAGTAAATAAACGTGgggtttccatttttatttctggaATGCCTGAAAATTTTAATATATGTGTTTCTCAGGAAACTGAAAACTAATTACCTAAATATCAGTGTGTAATTTTGGTAGAAGAGGTTTAGGCCTTGAACGCTGGCAGACATTTTCGAGCTTGAATGCAATAATGTATGTTTAAAAAGAATGTTGATAATGAAAGACCAAATAAACACCAACAAACCAGtgaaaaacagggggtggggagacaaatggtcaagggtgatggaagTTGGTTGCAGTCCAGCACCCTTTTTGCATTAAAAGGTTATATATATTCTTATTACAGAAAATCAGGCTTTTTAACCAAGACATCTTAAATAAAGTACAAGGAGAAGATTCAATGTATTCGAAAAAAACAAGATTGTTCACAAAAGTGAGAAATAACTTTAATCAATGGCAAGAGGAGATAAACAGAAATGCACTAAATGGTAAACTGTTTCAAAATTCTTATTTTTCCCCCTGCAAGTGAACACCCAGTTTTAACCTGAATTCTCATgctggctgtgtacacatcagAGTGATAGCGTGCATGTAGTTTGCAAAGACCTATTTTTCCATGTGCAATTTTGTGCATGTTTGTTCATACATGAGCATTTTCAGTTGAACTCTGATCTCAATATTTCCTATCCACACTAGTGGGTGGATGTGGTGCTTGATGGGATATATGCACATTGTGTGCTGTTGTCCCTATCATCTCTGAATTCCAGAAACCTGAGGTTCATTTTGGGCATGTGCACAGATATTTGTTTACCTGTGCATGCagcccatttttctttttcttttgagatAGACATGTTCCAATATcagtcttgcaaaaaaaaaaagcaggtttaaaaatgtgtgttctATAATTCATGGAGTAGCCATGATTATTAACTTCATCAGTACTGGAGCCTTGAAAGCTGAGGGTGAATACTtaatgagagagccagtgtggtgtagtggttaagagtggtggactcgtaatctggtgaaccgggtttgtctctccgctcctccacatgcagctgctggtagaccttgggctagtcacacttctttgaagtctcttagccccactcacctcacagagtgtttgttgtgggggaggaagggaaaggagaatgttagccactttgagactccttcgggtagtgataaagcgggacatcaaatctaaactcttcttcttttattaatttttattaaggattttattgatttacaaaggtgtgagcaatgtctctctcgtattttttccatgtaacatttttacaaatcagttttggtattgagacattagggagaggaggtggaaagaggtgggtgggatgtggAGATGGGTAAGGTGGGGTGAcaatatttctattttacttaatatatttagggtttggtgtcagcgttgtttgtgcaggttctctgttgttcacttgtgcttctttggtggtgagagaggtcgggattggcgtagggtgtgattgttcatttgtggttgggtGTGGTGATCTTTTGGTTTCctctgtgagtggggtgggtgtttttgatcaggttagccatattgatttgtatgctgtcggtagatttttgtcattgtcttgttggactGTGtttgtgatgaaggggaaccataccggggtgaaggtgtcttcttctgtttgtccccgtgtcagtttcaggttactggttagtttttctagtagggctgtttcccatagtacttggtaccattggtccatgcttactcctgacaggtctttccagtatctggttatgatgtttctggctgctgagagtagatgggttatgagttctttgtgttgtaagtgggcattattgtcttggaagatgtttagtaagaccaattctggggtggtttctagcacttgcttggttattttacatatttctcatatgattgttgtccagaatgattggattttggggcactccctccacatgtggaagtatgtgcctgtggaggtgcaccctctccagcattttggcgaggttcctgggcatattagcgctaattttcttggcattagataccacctgtaggttagttttagggtgagttcatCTCTTTTCATTGACATGGATtgaaaggggggtttagaccacattctggtccattgggtggggttgattttgtatcctgtgtcatcctcccattgcttttttgattgtgtctagggagctcatgggattcttgagtagtattttgtatattgtggataccatccctctgccatgtccctttgtcattaggatgaggtttttgaaggttgtcaggggtctagttgctgctgattgtttaagagggcatgtaattggtgttgtgttaaccagggcatttgggtgttgTCAGGGAACAGTCAGTGCCCAGCAgggtggtgcaggggctgtcaagggATGGAGAGCCCCAGCACTGCAGGGATAGCAGGGGGACTTCCAGCGGGAGtgacaggaaggaaagcagcctaGTGGAGAGAGGGTTGGGGGATGCTCCAGAGACCCAACGCCCACAGCGGATCCAGCCAAGAGGGAGCAACGACAGTTTCGTTGCCCCAATTACGCAGGGGtatgaaacgtaaggagggaaggaggagactaggggtgcccaagttcttacgTTGGGGGCGCTCCAGAAAAGCGCCACTTCTGGGATCTGGaagtgactaagctggtcatggacttttgagctctgcactgtacgtatctgcacaataaaacctgtaaatatacaaGACCTGAGTTGGGCCTCTTTACTTGtgaggaaccacagcagaacccttacagCATCCCAGAAGTCTTGTgttaaaaaggggtgggtggggagagaaaagactCCCCCCTCAAAAGCAGACCGATAGGCAAAAGGAGTGGGAGGGGGGTTCGGTTAAAAGTCAGACAAACcatcaaacaagcaagcaagcaagcaagtaaaaaGGATAGAAAACAAAAGTGGGGATGGAGAGTGAGAAGTGGGGTAGGAGGGAAGAACAGGGGACAGATGAATAAAAAGGGGCCAGCGTCTGGGAAGGGGTTTAAGGAGAGTGTTTATGTGTTGAGAGGGAGGAGGTGGAGTAGAGGTAAATTAGAGGAAGCTGAGAGCAAAGAGGACATCAGCAACCAAAAACGTCTCTCCCTTTTGTGGGGGTGTGGAGAGTGTACTCCGAGTAATGTATGGATGTATTCAAAAAATGGTAACAATAGGACTTTAGCAAAAGGGGGCTGAAAACAGGGGGaaaggggtgttgttgttgttttaaaggggggggttaaaggggggaaatgtatgaaAGGGGAATGTATGTATTGAAAAATGGAGGGAGGAGGTGATAGTAGtaatataaaaatgtttttttctataaaaaagagagaaagaaagaaaatggggaaacacttttttctctctctctcctttctcctctctcttccctccctcttcaatgtcaaaaaattgtagagaaaaagaaaattttatgagaaacaaaaagtaaaaagtgtagaggaaaaaaggggggataaAGTGATAATAACACTAATTAAGAAAAAAATTGATTAGAGGgggaaaattaaaataataataaatatttttttaaaaaaaaggggagggggagaaacaaaaaaccctttccccccttcccttccctttctcttttcttttccttgtccTCCTCTCCCTCGGCGGTAGCAGCGGCGGCAGTGGCTCAATGGTGGGGCGGTCGGGCCAGGGCCTCCTCTGGGCGGCCGGACGTCCCCGGTGCAGCGGCGCAGGAACAAGGGATCGGGGCCCTTCCTTTCAGAGGGTCCCTCTCCCTAAcagggcggcagcggcggcggcggaggtggcggcagcggcggcgaggtaggagcctcctccctccctctccggaGCACCAGCGCACCGCAGGATGGGTGGTCCCAGGCCTCAAGGTTCCTCTAGGCCGCTGGCCGGGTGCTCTCGGCTCTGGCCCGCTGGGGGAGGGCCTTTAGTCGCTCCCCGATTGATCTGCCGCGCACTCCCGGGACCCGCACAGCAACAGCGGTGATCTCGACGGCCCGAAATCCGGCCAGGCAGCACGGGCACGCTGGCCGCCCTCAGGAGCTGTGCCCTGCCGTGCCATGCGCCATTTTGCCTTGCCGGAAGTCAGACTGCCTTCTTCTTctaatgcaattttttaaatgttgcagtaAGAGATGCTATGAAAGATGAATTTCACAGCTATGAAAATAAATATCGTGGCAAAGAACTCCCAGGGTTTATTAATTACAAGACCTTTGAGACCATTGTCAGACAACAAATTATGATGCTGAGAACACCAGCTGTTGAAATGTTGACAGTTATAGCAGGTACGTTTTACAGTAGCAACATGGTTTCTGTTTCTAATATCTGGTTTATGAAAAGGGTTTCATGTATGATTTTAGGAATATAATTTAGTCTGGAATATATCATTTCTGAATGTTGTTGATGTACTCTTGATATAGAAAtagcagttttaaaacacaatagtttttattttattttaatacacaTAAGTATTGTGAATGTTTTGATTGACAAATGCAGGGTAATCAAAACACTTTAAATGTCACTTGCAGAAAAACAAATTATTCTCTGTTAAGAGCACTACCTTCTgtagtgcaatcttatacatgtccACTCAAAAGTAAATTTCATTGAATTTTATACCAGGTAATTAGGTATAGAATCACAGCCTAAATGTTTTATTGGCTTTGTGAAAGCCAGTAAGAGCTCATAATTCATTTGCATACACCATTTAATCCAATGGTCTTCATGACTTGTGTCCTTTTTTATATCTGCATAGTTCTTAGCATATAATATATTGACCTTGAAAGGAAAGATGAAATattaaatatagatatagatataaaattAAATAGAGATTGACCACATTATAAGTAATAATTGATTATTATACCACAAGATCTTCTATGTCTTCTGTCAGTTGATCGTTCTGATCCTAATCCTAACAAAATACTTCCTAGGAAGCAATTCCCATTAATATTGTTTACTTGAGTTTTCCCAGTCTCTTTGTCTTTCTCAACAtattgtacacacacaaacactctaaTCTGCATGCATGCCTCTGAGCAGAAGGTTGGGTTAATGGTAGCCAGGAGAGACACGATAGCAAGAGTGGTCATTCTTTTCTGACATGTTGCACAATTTAACTGATGTGAACACGTGTGTGCAGGGGCGCCGACTTGCtccccacattgggggggggcagcaggccaGCACTTGCCCAGCAGTGGTGGGGGATGACGGCCCCCTCACTATTGGGGGAGGCTCAGCCCCCTGCCCAGAAATAGTTGGCacccccatgtgtgtgtgttggtagaGGTGAAGGTGTGTAAAGACACAAACCCAGGGGCCCAGTTTTTTCCAACAATTCACAGGACAGTATATTATTTACTTTGGCCAGTGGCTTAGGAATTATAGCCACAATTTTTCTCTTAAGATTTTGTGCCTTTGAATGGTTCTCCCTGTTTTCTAGAACTTGTGCGGGAAAATTTTATTCAAACTGCCTACCAACACTTTGATGCTTTCTACAATCTTCTGAGAGCTGCTCAGGTAAGAAGTGATGTATTTAGTCATTACCATGATTGTTAGACAAAAGGCGGACGGGGAAACCCTGTAATGAATCCATAAAACCAGGATAGCTCTAATGTGCTTGCTGACAATCAGGGCTTTAAAGCACAGCTTCACCTGATATcactatgatgtcaggtgattgacagctgGGCAGCCCGGGGTGGGAAAATTTAGACCTGGCCCATCAGTCTGAAAAGGTCTCCCCGACTTCCGCTTCAGATGATGAGTGTTTTATGTGAGCTCTGCCCCCAGGTATGTAAAGGTCCTGCCTTGATcctagatttaaaaaataaataaatagtttgacTTAATTGTAACTACTTCCTTGTCCCACCTAATATATATGAAGGAGATGATATGATGCAGGGATGGGGCTACTCTGCAGAAGAGAGCCCATGCGTCATGGACAGGTTGCTCAGAggccagggagtggtggtgggacaaggatgagctgtcagaaactgaagaggtaacagggcatAGTGAGCTgtgagagtctgtggcagagggaagtccagaatcCGAGGCAgatgctgaagcaggagaggaggccaagaggcagagatgagtctggctggagAAGAGACACAGGtgtctctccttcctgctgtGACAAACTCCCTCCcctgcttgtctcccagaaccagaagatgTATGAAAAGGGCCAAGGGGAGATTAGTGAGGTGTAGATGCAGCCTTTtccttggggaaaaaaatcctGGAGGCggggggacttaggcagctgtggggagccaGGGACTTtggtctcagcaactgctttatGGGGGCAAAACCTAACAGAGATGAGTTGTGCTTCTTAAGCCTGACGCTCCTTTGCAGATAGTGTGTTTGCAGCTAAAGacttaactccaacttgcacagtgtgatttactgctagCTCGCTCTTGACACAATGgtagctttatatttttaaagtggAAATATTATCCACTGATATTTCTGCGCAAGATGTTATTCTGTGGTTCCCTCAAAATGTAACTGTTCTTCTACCATCATTTGTGGAGTTCATGCAATTCAAATATTTGAACCTTGTCCAGCTCCCATGGAAGTGCTTTGTAATGCCTTACCTTACTTATCTACACAAcactaccatagctgtcaactttccctttttttgcgggaaattcccttattccagcgccgtttcccactgcaaaaaaaaggaaggttgacagctatggccatttctcaatgcaaaaaaaaaaaggaaggttgacagctctgcactACCCATCAAGGCTTGCGGGAGGGTCCAGTTTtttaaaatctctgaaaacacttTGCCTGAGACACTGGAACTGTCATTCAGGGTAGTGGGCAAAATAGACTAATGACCTATATTGGTAAAGCGGTTTTAGGCAGGGACGGAGGAAGCCTCTGCACTGCCTAGGGCGGTGGcagcacggaggcaccccctgggggaggggcacaatgtgtgcgtcgtgacgtcacgacgcacgtggctGGCGCCGAaagggggaagcttccccttttccccctttctgtggctttttttctgtgtgaggggcggggcagtgaggagggggtgttaGTGACactccctccttgctggcccacccctcatgccgaaaaaagccgctggaaggggggaaaggcgccATGCTcctgttcggggcccgcccggcggggcggggtgaagGGGAGGTAGCCGAAGTgccaccccccttccctggaacccGAGGTGggcggcccccccgcccccttgctacacccctggtttTAGGTGTTAATTTTTGAGCCTTACTGATTATACTTGGGAACACTGAGTGTAGGGGTTCTCATAATGAATTACggcggaacaacaacaacaacaaaaaagacaacATCTTTTGTCATGCAGATCAATATTGAAGATATAAAACTGAAGCAAGAAGAGGCTGCGGTATCCATGATCAATACtcagtttaaaatggaaaaaatagtATATTCCCAGGACAGTATTTATAGTGAAGATTTAAGAAGTATTAGAACGAAAGGTGTTGGACATTCAGTTCAAGTTCAAGTTCAAGTTCCTGCAAAGCTATGCTCCATGGAGGAAATGAGTTACCACTTGAACGCTTACTTCAAAGTGAGtttcaacttctttttttaacaccTCAATTTCCCATTACAACATGGAACAACTCTAGTagtaaaataaagaaacagagtacaatagtacctctggttaagaacttaattcgttctggaggtccattcttaacctgaagcgccgccagagcacaatttctgttcttatcctgaagcaaagttcttaaccaccTCTCTCTTGCTCCTCTCTCAGGATAGCTGAACTctgtttttaagttttaaagCTATTGCTTTGGAGTAGCTTGCTCCTAACATAAATGTGACATAATGACCTAAATAAAGAAGTACCTACACATCCACATACATCAGGTTATTTCTTAGAGCTCTCATGGTAAAAAAGGGGGAGCGGGGCCTAGAAATGATGAGAGAAATTATTTGCTCTATTGTCTGGGCCCAAAAACAAGAGAACCAAACCAagttgtgaaataaataaggcCCCATTATCCCTCCTATTTGGATTGATTGTTAGTAGGAGTGATTCGAGCCTTCTTCCAGTGACCTATGTTTAAGTGGATGACCTGTTGTAATattagttttgggtttttttaaataatgcttcCTTCCTGGTTTTGTCTGTCTGTTAATCAGTCTAAAAACCCAAACATTTCTCTTAATTCTGTTTGCAGAGCGCAGGAACCCGTCTTGGTACCCAAATTCCCATGATTATTCGGACATATGTTCTCCAGGATTATGCTGACAATTTACAAAACGCAATGCTGCAACTCTTGCAAAACAAAGATCAGTTTGACATTCTCCTTCAGGAGAGGCATGATACTTCCAATGTGAGGAACACTCTAAAGGAGAAGATCAAACGTCTCACCAAAGCACGACAGCATTTAGCAAAATTCCCCGTGTAATCAAGAGGTGTCTCTGTGTTAATTCCCTCTTccaatgctgcaaacccagaagcaaacaCTTTTCGGAAGgcaaacgtgctccattttgagtattacacttccattttgaatgttatgctgacgatttgagtgccacacttctgttttaagtgttacactgaggtctgtctgtttttgctatttattttatgtttttgtggctcttttttgcgtgtgactgtgtggaacccagttcagctactgattgattgattgattgattgtgtgactgcagtacattgtttattgctttcattttatggatcgatggtctcgttaaatagtaaaattcatgttaaattgctgtttgggGGGGTTTAAAAGTCTGAAAtgtattaatccattttgcactactttctatgggaaagcacaccttggttttggaacggacttctggaatggattaagtttgaaaaccaaggtaccgctggaTAAACAACTTAAGCTTTCATACCACCACCATCCCAGTaataattgattttaaaaatgctaaattCTAGACTTATGGCAGAAAACCTTgttctccttttaaaataaaagtatttgTTACTGAACTGGTCTCAAATTATTGCTTTCCTTCATATTCTGTGTTTGAAATTTTAATGCTGGCTTTTTCTTCAGGTGAATTATTACTGGTTATTTGGAGTGATTACACAATACTTGCAATTAAAACATGGATGAATACTTTCCACCTTGAAAATGGTAGTTCACCTAAACCTAGGAATGTGCAGTCAGATCAGGAGCATGCATtgtctagaccagtggttcccaacctatTTTTTTGGCCAGGCCCTCCCTAAGCATCTAAAATCCTGGTGCCCCCCCCATGACATACAATTACTGTATTATTCacaaagtgaactcctattcacatggagggagcctaaaaggccattaactgttaataattcattctcaaattgcccccctgtgggtcgtgtgccccacattgggaacaaCGTGTCTAGATGTATCATGGACAATGGGAACTTGAAATGACAATTCTGACTTTGTGGCTTCAACACTATGCCAGCATTCTCTCTCAcactctatttttcttaac of the Lacerta agilis isolate rLacAgi1 chromosome 4, rLacAgi1.pri, whole genome shotgun sequence genome contains:
- the LOC117045726 gene encoding interferon-induced GTP-binding protein Mx1-like; translated protein: MSVKREKKSDSNPLKSKMENVSSPLKSNLIESASVLSTQYEEKVRPCIDLIDSLRALGVEKDLALPAIAVIGDQSSGKSSVLEALSGVALPRGSGIVTRCPLELKLKKTHNTKEWKGKISYLNTVEDMNSSRQVEEQIIRAQNAMAGSGSGISSELISLEISSSDVPDLTLIDLPGIARVAVGDQPKDIGQQIINLIKKYINKQETINLVVVPSNVDIATTEALKMAQEVDPKGERTLGILTKPDLVDKGTETEVVDIIRNQRVPLRKGYMIVKCRGQSDINDKVTLGDAIEKEREFFEEHDFFRSLLEEGRATIPLLAERLTQELIEHISKTLPTLQKQIKEKLEVTNAELRKCGQDVPGNTEEKMAFLIQKIRLFNQDILNKVQGEDSMYSKKTRLFTKVRNNFNQWQEEINRNALNVRDAMKDEFHSYENKYRGKELPGFINYKTFETIVRQQIMMLRTPAVEMLTVIAELVRENFIQTAYQHFDAFYNLLRAAQINIEDIKLKQEEAAVSMINTQFKMEKIVYSQDSIYSEDLRSIRTKGVGHSVQVQVQVPAKLCSMEEMSYHLNAYFKSAGTRLGTQIPMIIRTYVLQDYADNLQNAMLQLLQNKDQFDILLQERHDTSNVRNTLKEKIKRLTKARQHLAKFPV